GGCGTTTCTACGCGTAAGTCACCACATTCAGGAAAGTCAGCGGCAGCATCAACAATGGCACTAACACGGTCTTCAAGTGGCATATTATCCACTAGAGTGCCAGTAAACCATTGACGCGCAAATACCATATTTTTGAAGTCGACTTTTTTTATGATTTCATCGCCGTGACTTGCATCAAAACATTCATAAACAACAATACCTGTATTTGGTTTTGTTTTAACGTAACCTGCAAAGCCTTGTTCAGCAGCTTGAAAGGTAATTTCAGCAGCGGCATCATTTTCAAAACCACTGCGACAATAAATAATTACACTCGACATAGATAACCCTTAAAACTTATATCGTGCGGCTTGAACTAACAAAATAGCCCAACCAATAATAAAACAAACGCCGCCAATAGGGGTGATAGGCCCAAGCCATTTCATGCCCGTTAATGCGAGTAAATACAAACTACCACTAAATAGAAACGTACCTGCTATAAAAAATCCACCAGCCCAACTTAGGTTCATGCCCCACTTAATTAAGATAGCAATAGCTATAAGTGCAAGGCCATGCACCATTTGATACTCAGCAGCTGTTTTAAAAATCCCAATTGCGTATTCCGAGACACGGTTTTTTAAACCATGAGCGGCAAATGCACCAAGCATCACCGAAAACATGCAGAATAAGCTGCCAACCATTAAATATAGTTTGATCATTGCTCATCTCCTGCCACTAAATTAATAATAAACTTTGCTGCATAATCAGCAGCTTGCTGTAGATTCTCTTCTTCAGTAATTCCACTTTTTTTACGTGGTTTTAGTGAATGATCACCATCTTTGAGAAATTTGATTTCTGGCGGATTAATCATTTTAAGATCAGCGAGCTCTTGCTGATTTCCAAATGTATCGCGCTCACCTTGCAGAACTAAAAAAGGACATGGTATGTCTGCAAAATGCTCTATACGAAGTTTTTCAGGTTTTCCTGGTGGGTGAAACGGATAA
The nucleotide sequence above comes from Pseudoalteromonas shioyasakiensis. Encoded proteins:
- a CDS encoding DUF423 domain-containing protein, producing MIKLYLMVGSLFCMFSVMLGAFAAHGLKNRVSEYAIGIFKTAAEYQMVHGLALIAIAILIKWGMNLSWAGGFFIAGTFLFSGSLYLLALTGMKWLGPITPIGGVCFIIGWAILLVQAARYKF